TCAATTTCTTTCATAGGGTTAAATCATGAGGAAAGATGAAATGCCAGTCTCAAGAACAAAAGGTGTACATCAGATATACCATGCCTTCGTAATtatctttttagtttctttaaCAAtggttaattcatttttatgtgTTTAAGGTAGCCAATGCCCGATATTTAAGTCGACAACGAGCGAGTATCTAAAATAAGTAACAAGTCATCACATTCCaattatattcaaattttttacgaCATGTGTGGCATctgattttttgggggaaaacgCTCTAAAGTGCCGAAATGACCGGATACCCTTTAAAAAAGTGCGTAATactaatttataaattttttttcatcattatttattagtaaggataaaaatttttactaCAAAATTGTGTCGCCATCTAGCTTCAGTAATCTTAATCATCTTAATGCAAGTTTATATCGATACTAAGGCAATTCCACTTTTGCAAATTATCAATATTTTCCAGACGAACATGATGTTGACGTAGTCGTTGTGCTATGGCAACATTCAACCAGTATCGCTGAAAAGAAGCTCAAGTGAAGCAAACCTGACGTTCCGCTTGGATTTGTTTAGTTTATAGTTTCGTCGTTTGTTTTCGTCCCCTTTTATGTTTATCTGGCACTCAttaatcatcattttttctatcTCAAACAGAGTTGTCCCTGCCGTGAATGTCATCACGCAGACAGTGGTTCAccttgctgctggtggtgttcatgctttcgtcttcttcataaTAAGGTAGGATTTCCCCTCAAGGATATTAGTTTTAATTATTACTGAAAGCTTTTGACTGTCATTATAAACATTCCCATGGAAATTTTGCacagaaataaagaaagaaataatattttgacGACAGCTTAGTGGTTAATgtgctatcgcttacttccggtatacttccggaaaatttgcataaaactagctagtgagctttgttctctgtgTTAATCTCAAGATTGAATGCTAGGTTGCTGTAGCAAACAAAAATGcgcttttcaagttttgtgagtATGTTAAGACCAGTCCTTCAAATACTGAGTTTTGAGACGTGTCCAATAGATGGCATGTTAATTGTTTGTGTCAGTTATGGGCTCATGGCGGTTTGCTGTCAAGAGTTAAGCtatcttttcttcaaaaattaccAATATATTTACTGGTAAATTCGAGGGATTTCATCTGTAAATTGTCtgtgatgtgttctattccgttTATATGTTGTATAAACTTAATGTATCTCATCAACTTACAGGATAAAACGTGTTGAAAGAGTCGTGCAAGTGCTCACTGCTGTCGTTCaaccatttatttgttcaaaatcattgtattctactgaaggtgccatcaaaatgaaacaggTAACAACCATTACTAGCTTCATTAATACAGTAGCTGATACCGTTGTGTCACCAGTGCATCTGAATGCTATAGAATATCACATTTGTCCATCCTTTAGTCTAACCACACTCGCATGGAAAATccctcatcattttcttcattttgaattcaaaatctgCAATTTAAGTAGGACATTCCATTTTACTTAGGTATTCACTTGTATTCCATCCATTGCGTAATTGCGTTCTGCACGTTACTGTTGTCTTAACTCTTGAGCGCCGTGTCTCTGAGATCTGATCAAAATTTTATACTGTGAGACAAAATGTAGCATtggaaagatttttaaaaatttaattacgtaTTAAGAACGGTcactaatttttgtttcaaaggtGATTTGCGACAGAAAAGGCTACACACTCCCGGTCATTCACATTTGACTTTCGCTACTTGGACCGTTTATCTAAAGAGTGCGACATTATTTTTATAGAAACTACTCCGTTGTTAACGGCCCACTGCGTATTTTGTAGCGTCTGTAGCTGAGGGCGTCCGTAGGAGCATCGGTTGGGGCGTCTGTAGGAGCGTCTGTAGGAGCGTCCGTTGGGGCGTCTGTAGGAGCGTCCGTTGGGGCGTCCGTTGGGGCGTCTGTTGGGGCATCCGTCGGGGCTTCGGTTGGGGCATCCGTAGGAGCGTCTGTAGGAGCGTCGGTAGGAGCGTCCGTTGGGGCATCGGTTGGGGCGTCGGTAGGAGCGTCCGTTGGGGCGTCCGTTTGGGCGTCGGTTGGGGCGTCTGTAGGAGCGTCCGTTGGGGCGTCCGTTGGGGCGTCCGTTGGGGCGTCCGTTGGGGCATCGGTTGGGGCGTCCGTAGGAGCGTCGGTAGGAGCGTCGGTTGGGGCGTCCGTAGGGGCGTCGGTAGGAGCGTCCGTTGGGGCGTCCGTAGGGGCTTCGGTTGGGGCATCCGTAGGAGCGTCGGTAGGAGCGTCGGTAGGAGCGTCGGTTGGGGCGTCCGTAGGGTCGTCTGTTGGGGCGTCCGTAGGAGCGTCGGTTGGGGCATCGGTTGGGGCGTCCGTAGGGGCGTCGGTAGGAGCGTCCGTCGGGGCGTCTGTAGGAGCGTCTGTAGGAGCGTCCGTTGGGCCGTCCGTTGGGGCGTCGGTAGGAGCGTCCGTTGGGGCGTCCGTTGGGGCGTCCGTTGGGGCCTTCGTGCTAGTCGTAGTCTTGATTGTAGTGGTTCCTGTGCTACCATTTGATTCGCATATAAATAGAATATAGGTGGAAGATGGGTTGTTTACATTGAACCACAATCCCCTTTCGAAGTTGTAATTCACGTAGGCAGAACTTCCAGGTTGGCTGTTATTTGGATACCCCGGGTACCAGTTAGTGTAAGTCATTGGCTCGTATGGTTCCGTAGTGGCCCATTCCCACCTGTTATTACCTTCTTGTGAATATCTTCCAGAAGTCCAGTAATAGTCGTTATTCAGTTCTGTTTATTGCAAGGACAAACTTTAATCACTGGAAAATTCTATCTAGATAAGGGAACCAGAATTGAGCTGGCATTTTAGTTCTCACCTGGATTAGTGACTCCTTTTATGTGATCGGAGATGATCTGGTCCTCTTGTTGAGTATCAAGACTGGCAAGTGTCATGCCTTCTCCTCTGCAGTATGTATTCGCACTGTTCCAGTTAACTCGGTTcggaaaagtcttttctcagaAATGAACATTAGAGATTATGCAGCCAATAGTAAAGTTGCCAATAGACTTACGGTATCGGTGGAGAAGCAGTAACATTTCCCTCCCAGTGTCCAACAGGGAATGGCAATACTGGGGCAATCGgctttaaataaaaagtagAATCAAAAGTTAGTTTCTTTAGCTCAGCATAAGGAATTAGGAGTGATACTTTAGGCTTGTATCGGTGCATAGAACTCCAGTTTCCTAATAATCAATTTGGATACCTTTTGTTTCAGCATTTCTCGTTCTGGGCATTGGGCTGGCCCAGCAGACGGCAATGGTGATAACCACCAAGAATGActtgagagaaaataaaacgttCATTGTTGCGTGAAAGCAATTACAACAATGTACTGCACTCGAAACTCTACTCGGGGTGGAATTTATAGAATGAAATTTGGGTTAGATATCTCCATCTCGCCAGTTTCATGGATGTTCAAGGTCTAAATTTTGCCTCCGACACTTTGTTTGCTATTGGATGACACTATGCAAAGATCTTACCCTCATAATCAGTAAAACAGCTGACGTTCATACCGTCCTATCATTAGTAAATATGGGAATTTACAACTAGCCTAAGAATTATTTAcaacaattcttattcttatcgtCGTTGTTCTTTATatgttttacattttattttgccgGTTTTCttaagtttgtttttgtttttaatatttattgaaaattgaatgcAATTTGAGCAATAATTCAGTAACTAAGTTTTGTTTCATTATCTTGATTTTGATGTCCTTGTTTGATCGAAGTCAACAAAGTCCGAACGTCTTCCGGCCTGATCAAAGATGAGTCAGGAGTCAGCTGATGACGAAACAGACGTATGTTATCATTTCATGTCCCACATTCATAAGTTTTTGTTAATAAGCTGGATAAAGACTCGTGACCAATCTCTCTTGTAGTGGATTAAAggaatttccctttttacagtagtcatgtctttttttttaccaaggaCGCACGATTAAATTAGACTAAAAAAAGTTTGATGTAATTTTTCGATAACGGCGATTGCaatagatttattttgtgATGAAAGAAACGGATGCTCGGCTTGACAAGAGCTGCCGTTTTTATGGACATGTTGTTTGCGAGCCGATATTTTTTACAATGGACTATGCTCGAATTTGAATCCCGTATGGAAATTTGTTCGTTCCCACTGACGTTGTTTACCGTCTGTTGAGATAAGAAGTCAATTTCAACAGAAACTGAGAACTAGCCATTAAACGAGATTAACTTGTCGTTCCTGTTCGATCGAAACTGACATTTTTCGAAAACATGCAGTCCCGTTATTCgttataaacataaaaattaagtTTATAATGTTCAAAAAGGTTAATAATGAAGAACAAGTTGGttatatttttcaatcgacATTTTATTGATATGATAATGATATGATTTcggcaagaaaaaacaattactcGGCTCTAGCTGTCACGTCGCATGTCAGTCAACTTCCATCCGTTCTGTAATTGTTCCCTTATTCCTTCTTGCATATCTTCTTCTATGGTCCTTAACAGTGGCGTCGTAGAATGATTTGATAATCAGTTGACATGCGGGAATATCGGGGAATGTCCAGTCAACTTCCATTGCTTCTGCGTCTGACGAATTGCTTTTGGTTTCAATTACGGGACTTGTGGGCCAATAAATTGTTCTGCAGATTTTTCGCATTCTCGCATTCGGTTTCTTCCACGTAGCGACAACTGCGACACGGCGTGATTTGACTCGAGATGATGAGCGAATCTTTTTGCTGGATGTTTTTGCAGTTGTTTTTGCGGTAATTATCCAAGTTGCatcccgttttcttttcaaccCCTTGTCATTTTGACCGTCGTCATTATCCACTTCCATTTTCTCATCGTCGTCCGAGTCATGGTCGACTTCCATGTCATCTGCACTAGGAGTTGTGCTTTGAATTGCAACGGCGAgttgtttcattgttgtttgtttcaagTTGTTTTGGTAAAATAACACCATTGTCTATCGTTTAAGGTGGCCAGAAGTACTTGATAAATCTAGGTGAATCTCCACTGCATACTTTGATGTTGGAGATGCAGATGCTTTATAGAATCGTGCTGTGGGATGCGCGTTCGCACAGAAAATTTCCTaccattttctcattttttcagtatttctttttcttttaaacaatTGGAACTAGGAAATAATTAAAGCTTTAATTTTCCACAtgtatttcaatcaaatttttgtaGAAATTTAGTTGGCAAATTTTATTATAAGGGGTAAAGCGATTCGAGCGTAATTGATCTgtcagtattttttaaaacgtccACAGGTGACGATTTCGGCCATCGGGAGGCACAGTTTTGGTCTGGTTTTGTGGTGGAGCGGAGCTTgacgaaattaaataaattatgatGTTTTACTTTAATTACTGTAGCtgacttttttaatttttttctttttttaaaggtcaTCGCTTCCAGGTTTGTTCAATGGTGTTTAAGTTAGGTGTTGCCGCATAAGTGCAGAACAGTTTCCAGCCTATTTGCTGGTGGAAAATGTTCTtggattaaatcaaatttgttcTGTCTGTCTTGTCTTATGGAAACCGCTGCCGCCGTTATCAACACATCTGTCACGAAAAAGGCAACGCTATAACACTCGAGTGCTCGCACAATGGATCGCTAAAACTCCTCTGCTTGTGTGATGAGTCTGATACTCTGATCTGAATGTTACATCCATGGCATTCTTTTTCAGCCTATTGTCTTTCACGTTTCGTTGCAATGTTATGTGATTTTTAAgctttttgtaatattttgatttcagAAATAAATACCGTAAATCTTCTCTTCGTTGTTCGTAGCTCTTAGCAATAATTACGTGAAGGTGAAActcattttaaaagaaaagggtaCCCAAATCTCCCACCAGATGCTGTCGATTAATACATCAACACCAACAATGGCCGCTTCCAATCACGTTGAATGTTATTGGTGTGTCTTGATaaggttatttatttatttctattaatCTCCATTATGAAAACTACGTGCAAAGTGCTTTAGTTCATCAAAAAGGTAAACATTTATAGTCTTAAACGGTGTACATCCATTAATAATAGGCTTTTATGTAATGTAAGGAAGGATTcagttcatcatcatctagTGTACAATTCATATCTTATAGTAAATTGTCCAAACGCCGTTTGATGCTGAACACGTAGGTTTGATTTATACCCTATGATTTTAAGTAGTATTCTTATCTCCTTTCTGtttaatcatcatcattatttgtTATGATTTAGATTTCCGTGGACAGATCACATCCTATAGGAATGGATATTGTGCGAGTGAAACTGGGAAGAAACATAAATTGTACTGCAACTCCTCCCTTAGTATGAAATGGATCAACGGACCATGTCAgttaccagcaacaacaaagtaatcATTACTTCCCGGAGATCGCGAGTCGGCCGCAGACTTTTTAACGCAGTTTCTTTATAAAAATTGTGTGTAGCTAGTCTTTGTCTATGACAGAAGAGTgacttccaccaacgttctGCCGCATCCTCATCTTCGCGACGTACGCTCATCCAGCTTCGCTGCTACTTGTGCTGCTACTTGTGCTGCTACTCGTGCTACTACTCGTGCTACTACTCGTGCTACTACTCGTGTTACTACTCGTGTTACTACTCGTGTTACTACTCGTGTTACTACTCGTGTTATACAACTTTTCTCTACTTCAACGATGAGTTAAACCACTTCAATGGTCGCTTCCTTCCACCGTGACTCACCTGAAgttactcaccacgggattatgcccaggtacccaacaattgacttattttcgtaggttatctattaatagtctagttgcgttaaactctttctgtgtaatagtttccGAAATCAGGACCTTCTTAGTTCTTACGCGCAaacgaagttttacttggacgtttcttttttctaacgctagatggctttttgataatttgcagctgtcaaaagtCAGTTTCTCTGTTTctgttactttgcacatctctttaaacatttattggcagttaatttgttaaaatatttaatgataaCTGACGATTTATATCCcgacaacaaagctcacttgttaaattttcgataattgttttttttctacttccggttttctcatttcagtcagtagttcattaaatattcatttgacgctgaaaagaaccacatattcgtgatcctcgtcaaatttgtggtaaagttcatgttttgttttttacatacgcgtacttccggtttcaagaatagttcaggaaaattctcgattttgccCAAATTTTGGAATTCGTTTAATttacacctaatcgaccccaaatttcacgtagatcacaaatatttagtttattttgatgacagctcaatggttaaggcgctatcgcttacttccggtatacttccgggaaatttgcataaaactagcaagtgagctttgttctctgtaCTGCTCTCAAGATTGATTGCTAGGTTTTAGCGAACAAAAATGcgcttttcaagttttgtgagtATGTTAAGACTAGTCATTCAAATACTGAGTTTTGAGACGTGTCCAATAGATGGCATGTTAATTGTGATGGTGTGTTGATTATTGTGTCAGTTATGGGCTTATGTCGGTTTActgtcaaaagttaagctatcttctcttcgaaaattaccgtgaattcataggtaaattcgagtgatttcgtttgtaacttgtcggtgatctgttctattccgtgtatatgttggataaccttaatATTTTTCATCAACTTACAGTCAGAGGAAACGTGAAAGTCGTGCAGCCAACTGTTTGTTCAAACTCATTGTATTGTACTGAATGTGCCATAGAAATTATACAGGTaacaaccaacactagctttattacATGCTGAAACCTGGATTCTTCTCATGTTTTATTAGGATTAATCTTAATTATCGGCTGTTTctattggacttgctaga
The sequence above is drawn from the Daphnia pulicaria isolate SC F1-1A chromosome 1, SC_F0-13Bv2, whole genome shotgun sequence genome and encodes:
- the LOC124315498 gene encoding serine-aspartate repeat-containing protein I-like isoform X1; translation: MNVLFSLKSFLVVITIAVCWASPMPRTRNAETKADCPSIAIPCWTLGGKCYCFSTDTTFPNRVNWNSANTYCRGEGMTLASLDTQQEDQIISDHIKGVTNPELNNDYYWTSGRYSQEGNNRWEWATTEPYEPMTYTNWYPGYPNNSQPGSSAYVNYNFERGLWFNVNNPSSTYILFICESNGSTGTTTIKTTTSTKAPTDAPTDAPTDAPTDAPTDGPTDAPTDAPTDAPTDAPTDAPTDAPTDAPTDAPTDAPTDDPTDAPTDAPTDAPTDAPTDAPTEAPTDAPTDAPTDAPTDAPTDAPTDAPTDAPTDAPTDAPTDAPTDAPTDAPTDAPTDAQTDAPTDAPTDAPTDAPTDAPTDAPTDAPTDAPTEAPTDAPTDAPTDAPTDAPTDAPTDAPTDAPTDAPTDAPTDALSYRRYKIRSGPLTTE
- the LOC124315498 gene encoding serine-aspartate repeat-containing protein I-like isoform X2; amino-acid sequence: MNVLFSLKSFLVVITIAVCWASPMPRTRNAETKADCPSIAIPCWTLGGKCYCFSTDTTFPNRVNWNSANTYCRGEGMTLASLDTQQEDQIISDHIKGVTNPELNNDYYWTSGRYSQEGNNRWEWATTEPYEPMTYTNWYPGYPNNSQPGSSAYVNYNFERGLWFNVNNPSSTYILFICESNGSTGTTTIKTTTSTDAPTDGPTDAPTDAPTDAPTDAPTDAPTDAPTDAPTDAPTDAPTDDPTDAPTDAPTDAPTDAPTDAPTEAPTDAPTDAPTDAPTDAPTDAPTDAPTDAPTDAPTDAPTDAPTDAPTDAPTDAPTDAQTDAPTDAPTDAPTDAPTDAPTDAPTDAPTDAPTEAPTDAPTDAPTDAPTDAPTDAPTDAPTDAPTDAPTDAPTDALSYRRYKIRSGPLTTE